Within the Miscanthus floridulus cultivar M001 chromosome 2, ASM1932011v1, whole genome shotgun sequence genome, the region TCTCTTCACCAAGCATACTGCATACATATACCATGGCTCATGAGGCAGTGCATTACATCACAGTTAAAGGCACCCTCAAGAATATAAACTAGTTACTAGCTCTAAGATAACTTTTTCCAATAATGCTAACTTTAGCACATTGCTCATGGCATGTGTATCCTCAAATAACACTCTCACGTAATCTTAGAATGTGTGTATGAGCTTAGCTCTTCATCAAAACTAGTTTTTATTAAAGTATGAAATAATATGCTTTGAGCTAGCTCATAAATCATCATTGGAGCTGCCCTAGTAGAAGCAAGCGATCACGCTGTCAGATCCGAGATCTTGAATGAGTCCGCGACGACTTTGAGCCTGTTCCGCAGTCTGCTCCACCGGCGTTCGTTCGCGGTCACGATCAGCGTGTAGTATCGACCtggaggaaaaaaaaaacaaagtttcATATCATTGTTTTCAACGGGAAACACATGAGCCGACCTAAGACGTTTTGCGGTTCATAGGCATCCTACCGTTACCAATGGCGACCGTTGCAAACGCAGAAACTCCGTAGCCCGGAGCCTCCAGATCGTACTCAAACGTCCAGTAGTTCTTGCCGTCAACAGTACGCTGCAAAAATAGTACGATCAGCCGCGTATTTAAGTAGCAATTTTTACTCGTAAACTGCATCTCAAACGAGCGCTGAGCTGCGTTGCAATAGAACAGTGAGTATAGCACATAAATTCGTTGGTTATAAGAGTTTCTGCTCAGGCAGTTAGGTAGCACATaaatttggcaactccgtggccAGGCAAGAAATGTTGATTGAATAAGCAATGAACAGACGGCAGACCTCTTGCATGTCATAGACCGACGGTATTTGATTCGGGGCAGCATAAACGTTGTTTACCAGATTGAAGATGGCCTGGTATAATTTGAAAAATATTCATCAGATCAGCAAAAACGAATCTCTGAGCTTTCAAAGCTATGTCTATCTTCTGTGACTAATCAAAGTAAAGAGTACATAGGCCAAAGAAAACACCTCATCCATTGGTCCTAGGTCGCGGATATCTGTTTTCTCAGTAGGAATAAATCCCACACGAACACACTGAAGGGCAAAATTTTTATCTTTGAATGCTGAATCATGACCCAAGAAGTCGAAATCCTATCCAGGGACAAAGAAACAAAGGCACCATGAAAATTACCCTTCAGAAAGAAGGCCATTGGCATTTGAGTCATTATTCAAGAATCACATGACCACCTACCCTCCATTCAGCTGGATAAAGATATGAGTATCCATCTTTCGCATCCACGTAAGACTTATAATTCTTCGGTACTTCTGAAATCAAGGACCAGCTCCAATTAatgtcaaatatatatatatatatatatatatatatatatatatatatatatatatatatagagctactatcctgtagctggctacagaataacttattctgtagccactttgagttatgataattactatgttaatttacgagattatagtaaccccttactaagtggtttaatataacgttatggtaaatatccccatgtgttatagtaacccaactatcgtaaatatgtattgacattatggtaaattagtatataaaattatagtaaatggaggtggctacagaataacttattttgtagccggctactgaatagcctctccctatatatagagctatatatatatatatatatatatatatatatatatatatatatatatatatatatatatatatatatataaaaagacAGAAAGGCTGCTTGAGAACTATAGTCTGATCCTGATAAGTGATCAACACGATGTCAGGCCATCCAAAATGGTCATACCTTCAGCAAATGCAGAGCTTGTCTTCAGTAGGCCAGTGGCTAATGCTCCAGCACCAAACAAAGCTAATCGCCTTTTCGTGACCTCTATATAAGTGGAGAGATGTTATAAACAAAATTCTGTTGCCCATCAGATGTATGAAAAAGAACAAAAGGAGCAATTACTACTGTCATTCAAAGATCCTTCTTGCAAGCTTGCTGCCACAACTGAGGGAGAAGCCCCATTCGGTTTGGCAGTCACCGCACAATTTGGCACAACCAACTGAAAATCAGCACCCGAGTTCAAGCTGTTACTCCCCAGAACCGCAGGGAAAATAAATAAATTCCAGAAAACAGTGAGAAGGggcttgagcacatacttgtttggATACGGAGCAAATCAGATTCTGCAAGCTTGCCATTTCACCTTCAGTAGTTCAGGTTGGcactgagctcaaggaagagttcTGTGAAGCTTGCAGCCCAGCATCAGTTATCCACAGCTGCTGGACACGCCCACTTTTCCAGTATCGAGTGTGTGGGTGGAAGCCAAGGCAGCCAAGTCAGCATTTTCATTATCCTCATTTCAGCACTTTTGGTTGTCTTGTATTGACCACTGGCTGACAAAAGTGGGCTATCCCAACAGGCAACAGCCCTTATGATGGATAGGTGGTTCCGACGATGACATGTTCCTGCTCGTTTTTCTGGGGTAatatttaacaaaatattaaGATATATGCCAACAAGAGCAAGCGGATCATAGTCAGACATCATAATACATCAGCTGCAGCTTAACAAATTTGCCACAATAAAAAGAAACAAAGATGAGGCTGAAGAGGAACTGTTCTGAATAGAGTGATTTTGATGCCATAAAACAAAATTTCCAGGTTACATAATTTCATGACACCATGATAAACAATATACAACAGCGGCTACAATTATTCAAGGCTAGTAAGCTTTTGGTGCAGGCTTCACTAGTCCTAACCCAGAACCACTACCCAAATGCTTGAAATCCCTTGCCTCCAAGCATTCATCATGCGCAGCAAACCCAGTTCCTCCTTTCTCCAATGGAACCAGATTCCTCTCCTTGAATGGTTTGCTGCACTCTAAGCAAGCTTTATCCTTTACTAGAAACTTGTCTGAGCACTTCTTGCAGAAGACGTGGCCACAGGTGCTGACCGCCACAAGGGACATGGTATTTGTGAGAGTGGATTTGCAACTAGGGCACATGTAGCTCTTTTCCACTCCCTTCTTGCTCTTTTGATCAGCAGTTTCCTCCGTGAATGAGATAGGGAAGAGCGatttcaacttgagcttctcctGCCCCTCAGGGCAGATAGTGTCGGTGGAGGGTGCATCTACCTTGACCGTAGCTTCAGGAGTAGCTGAAGGGAGCCAGAATGCCTTCATGTTGCGGAGGGCTTCCTCTTCAAAAGAAGTGACCTTCACACTGTTTGCTCCATGAAACCCATTCTTGTCTTGGGAACCACTGCGATCATGGTACTGGGGAACAGCCCCATGATTCTGCTGGTCAAAGGCATCCAACTCCTTAGCCTTCTGCAGAAttagcttctcctcctcctcctccttctcttgctTTTTCTGGGCCTCGTGAGCTGCTAGCTTGCTGGAACAACAAGAGTAAACACTCAGTACTCTGTTCATTAGACTCAATTAGAAAGCAGATAGTTTAAGGCCAACTACAGATTTTTTTAAGCCCATCATGAACAACAGGAATTCTAGGTAAGGAAACTACAAGAGGGAAATTAAGTCTAATGAACAGTGGGCGATGAACACGACTGCTCGCAAAATGAACTTTAGCAAACAAACATGAACTTGCAGGTACAATGAGAAATGGCTAGGGTCAAATGTTGGATGCTGAGACTACACTACATACAAGAGCCCAAATCAAGACACGGTATGGATCCATGAAAGATAATTTTATCCCAAGTACAGGTGTGACCTTGGCAAAACTAAATCTAACTCCAGGTCAGATAATGTTGGCCTAAAATTCATGGGCGTGCTTAGCTTAATATCCGCACAAAAATCATCAGCCACCTGAGTCTAACAGCACTGATATTAGCCTGACAATTCTTCCAGCAGATATCCTGCAACCTTCTCTCATCCCTACCACCGCGCACCCTCATACCCATTGGCCCAACCAAATACTACCTAAAGCAATTAAGCAATCAATAATCCTGAGAAATAGACCGTGCAGCGTTGCTACCTACCGCTTGATGTCCTTCTTCTGGGCGAGGAGGCATTCGAGGATGCACTCCTTACAGAAGGTGTGGCCCTTGGGGCAGCAGAGCGGGTCCATGAGCGGCTTGAGGCAGAGGCAGCAGGCGTCGAAGGGCTTGATGGAGTCCTTTCCCAGACGCTCCCGCTGCGTGCCGTACCCGAGCTTCCGCTTCTCCTCGTACGTGAAGAAGGCGAGGTCGTTGTTGTTCTTCGAGTGCCGCTGCGGCATCTTCGCTCGTGCCTCGAATCGGCTTAGTGCGGGAGGATGCGGGGAGATCGGCTGGCGGAGGAAGGCTTTCGCTCGCTTGGAACCCTAGATTTGTTGGACGCGGGGAAGAGAAAGGGGCGAGGGAGGAAGATGATGCTGGTGACGAGAGGAACCCTGGGTCTGGGTCGGGCTCGGGGGATTCCGTCCGTGCACACAAGTGGGCTGGACCGAGCGGGATTTTTTTTAAGGATTAAGGATGAAGGACTCTCGGCTATTGGGTTCGTCTAATTTTAATTCTCAACTATAAAATCGTCTAATGCTAGTACCCCAACTGTTAAAATCGTTTACTTTTAACACATGGGCATGGGTGAGGCCGTTTTGTCCAACATAGAGCGTttttgacatgtggggcccacgtgtcatccatctcagtgacatgtggggcccacgcgtCATCGATTCAacccctccctctccatcctcacAGCCACTCCCCTGACGCGTCCTCTCTCCGTGCACGGCGGGGCGGGCAATGCTCCCTCGCGTGGCCGTACATGACGATGACACTGAGGAAGAAGACGCTCGCCACATAGACCGACAGCCGCTCGTCCTTACGTAGCGACGTCACGGCGTGCTTCGCGCCGAACGCGTCGGACCCggctcccgcgcccgcgcccttgAGCGACGACTTGCGCCACCCCGCCAAGTTCATGGTGCCCGCGGCTCGCTCGCTACCCAGCGCTGCTGCCTGATCCTATTCCTATCTCTCTCGATCTCTCCGTGCGCTGGGCTGTGTTTTCGCTTGGACCGATCAAACGTGTGCCGCGACCACGATCAGAAAGAGGGAGAGGCTGGAGGATCGTCCGCGCTAGCGAGGTAGCCACGCGCGTGGGTCTTTATGGATTGGCTGGCGAACCTGGCCGGGGAGTCAGCACCGGGGGCTGCGGATTTGGTGAGGGGATGCCATCTCCGGATGGTTCCCACACCCTTCTCTTCTCCCCTGGCCACCAGGCATTGAACAGGCAAGTGCAAGCAACATATATTAAATGGATGGAAAATTCGTCAAGCTCAAGCCACCACCATCCAATTACTCGTACTCATTGGTGCCTAAGGTCCCTATATAGCCCTCGGACGAAACTGCAACGAGAATCATCCACCAGGGCACTCGGACGAAGCGTTGCCATCAACGCCATCCGCCATGAACACCGAACTGAGCTTGGCCATGGCTTCCTCTTCTTTGTTGCTTCCTCTTCCATATTCTTGATGTTTTGGTTCCTTGCTAATGTCACGGCCTTGCCCGTGAAACAGTTTCATCGGTGGACCTTCGTAGCAATAGGAATGGTACCGTTGCCGCAGTGCATTGGCGCCACCACTGCTGCGCACGTGGCCGGACTTCCCCGAGTCATCTCTACCCTAACCAACTCCGCAGCGGTATCTGTGGTGAGCTCATTTTCCTTTTCCACCTTCCCATTAAATCTCTACCATTGCTGGTGCGTCGGAACACGTGCGCCGCCACCGACAAACCCGCACCTACGTGGGCAGACATGCGCCTACACGCTGCAGCCCTAACCACGAGCCATCGTGGTCCTGCTTGGCCACGCGGACCTCACGTTGGTCATGCGTCGCTCGCGACCGGACCTCGCTGCTGGCGAGCCTCTTCCTGGCCGGGATTGGCCACCGGCCGGCCACCCACACTCGCGTGCATAGCCCTGGTCAAACCTGTCGGCCCCCACGTGGTGGTCAATGCTAGTGGGGCATGATCAAAACCGCTCCACATAGCACAAAACAGCTCTGCCCATGTCCAGGTGCTAAAAGTAAACAGTTTTGATAGTTGGGGTATCATCAATAGACGTTtttttgtagttgagggttaaaattagacgaACCCTATAGTTGAGGggtcaaaagtggacttaatccttttTTATCATGTATAACTTGGACGCACACAGTCTACATACTCCATACTCATATTATAAGTACACATACGTGGGCGTCCATACACACGCAAATAAGAGATTGGGAGACATCGCCTCTAGTGCCCGGGAAACACACAGTATCACCGAATGTGCACGCATACGTGTACCTAAAAATTCTAGAAAAATTCCAGAAAAAGGTACGATTGAACCCTGGTGGGTAGCATCCCACCGGACAACTCTACCACTGGACCATAGACCCATTCGCTGGGCCGAGCGGGATTGGCCATGTGCCGAAAATTTTTTGGAGTATtgtgtggttttcataaaattcatgtaacataaatgcacataacatatataaacagtgattACCCAAAAATAAGgtgttatgcaccgaggcttaacttgggcaggcgcggtgtcagctgagtcagtcagtggcggctccaggacctcctcctctacgagaatcttctcctcatactcctcaacgaTCTCTTCCAACtcgtgatcgccggtggtcacgatctctgccaactcgttctctacatgcatgcgataatgatgcaacacttagcatttatgcaacaacaactcttaaaataagaacacgtatactaagctactaagctagctctaatgactaaggtactaagctaactattatTTTTACCAAGCAAAgcgttgggttcaactaacaaacacctagctttacaaatgaagaatatatctttatttctactaatgatttgatGTATATCAaaataaagagcatttaactactctaatgcttagtctattctaaagctacacaaattacagtaagcacataataatacaatgaagctatcgtaaaaattttaggactaatgCAATCAccgatttaccacaaaaattcctataataattctcttaacaatattaaacatttttagATGATtgaatagctcctagtatcaatatgtatatatatgaactaaatacactaacagatagagcacaactttaggaacttaacaaaatttgtttcataatttttggacacctacatgattttatatgatttaccaaagattagctcaaaaattatattagaaaactatttctaatttcttatgaaaaagaaaaacgaattcTCCCACGTGGCCCACACGCGTGGCCCACGCGGAGACGGCCCGCGGTGGGGAAACACCGCGCACGCAGACATTTTTACAAAATAGACCTCATATTTCTCTtgaattacaactaagtactaacactatttcccctCTCTTAGAACTTCTCACTTAATCCCCtagcctttccctaattcacccgtgCGCACCCCCGGTGACTCAGTGCACGGCGacgcggcgagcggcggcactgAGCACCTATGCCGACCACCTGGGACATGCGTGGCCCCACCTAACGGGTCGATCAACATCTCTAACCCGAGCAGCTATGGGTGATACGACTTGCTAGCGAAGGCTGCAGCGGCGCGCAGCCATCCACGATGGCGGCGCCACTATTCTGGTGAGCTAGGGCAGCTACAGACCTAATCAGTTAGCATGTGAGCATCAGAATGCTACCATGTACTAGGCCGAGGTGACAGTTGGGGTGGAAGATGACGGAGGAAGGCTGACCATGTGTGGCCGAGCTGTACGGCGACGCACTACAGTGGCATGGTCGTGTCAGCGATGAAGGGGAGGTGGTAGTAGCTCGACTAAGGCGCACACGATGGAGATGGAGTCAAGGCGATGCTAGTGGTACAGGTGAATTAGCTCGGGAGGGATGATAGGAGAGCTGCCCATACCCACGACCGGacgcggccttatcggcacgacGGTGGaagaaa harbors:
- the LOC136540165 gene encoding E3 ubiquitin-protein ligase CSU1-like — translated: MPQRHSKNNNDLAFFTYEEKRKLGYGTQRERLGKDSIKPFDACCLCLKPLMDPLCCPKGHTFCKECILECLLAQKKDIKRKLAAHEAQKKQEKEEEEEKLILQKAKELDAFDQQNHGAVPQYHDRSGSQDKNGFHGANSVKVTSFEEEALRNMKAFWLPSATPEATVKVDAPSTDTICPEGQEKLKLKSLFPISFTEETADQKSKKGVEKSYMCPSCKSTLTNTMSLVAVSTCGHVFCKKCSDKFLVKDKACLECSKPFKERNLVPLEKGGTGFAAHDECLEARDFKHLGSGSGLGLVKPAPKAY
- the LOC136540166 gene encoding photosynthetic NDH subunit of lumenal location 1, chloroplastic-like isoform X2; protein product: MASLQNLICSVSKQLVVPNCAVTAKPNGASPSVVAASLQEGSLNDKVTKRRLALFGAGALATGLLKTSSAFAEEVPKNYKSYVDAKDGYSYLYPAEWRDFDFLGHDSAFKDKNFALQCVRVGFIPTEKTDIRDLGPMDEAIFNLVNNVYAAPNQIPSVYDMQERTVDGKNYWTFEYDLEAPGYGVSAFATVAIGNGRYYTLIVTANERRWSRLRNRLKVVADSFKISDLTA
- the LOC136540166 gene encoding photosynthetic NDH subunit of lumenal location 1, chloroplastic-like isoform X1 codes for the protein MASLQNLICSVSKQLVVPNCAVTAKPNGASPSVVAASLQEGSLNDSKVTKRRLALFGAGALATGLLKTSSAFAEEVPKNYKSYVDAKDGYSYLYPAEWRDFDFLGHDSAFKDKNFALQCVRVGFIPTEKTDIRDLGPMDEAIFNLVNNVYAAPNQIPSVYDMQERTVDGKNYWTFEYDLEAPGYGVSAFATVAIGNGRYYTLIVTANERRWSRLRNRLKVVADSFKISDLTA